The following nucleotide sequence is from Patescibacteria group bacterium.
CGATTTCTAAACTCAGGCGCTAAAACATGGGAATGGCCAATATTTTGGGTCTGGCTCGCATAATCGTCAACCTCAAAACCGCGCAAACGCAAATACCATAATTTCCCCCAATGTTTTAAAATTTTTTCTAATTGATGAGAGCTTTTTTGAAAAAATTGCTCAGGCGTCTTGATCTGAAAAAAATTTAATCTTTTGGCAAGTTGGCAATTTATACCAGTCAGATCAGTCAATTTAGAAAATTCAACATAAAAATTATTTAATTTGGCAAGTTCCACCACGGCTAAACCGTCGGGCTTGTTTTCTTCGGAGATCATTTTCGCCAAAAAACGGTTTGGCCCAATCCCCACCGAACAAGTCAAGAAATCGCCGACTTGGCTTTTGAGATTGGTTTTGATTTTTCGGCCAATTTCAGTAGCTTTTTGAAAATTTTGTTCAGAAGGCGAGAGCGGCAAAATAAATTCATCCACACTTAAGGGCTGATAAAAAGGGGTAATATTTTCCAGGGCTTTTTTAATTTCTTGATGATAAATCATATACAAAGCTGGTCGAGCCTCGACAATTTTAATTTTGGGGTAAATTCTTTTCGCCTCGCCAACACCCATGCCAGTTTTCACGCCGACAGTTTTAGCTTCTTTGGAGGCGGCAATCACGCAACCGGTGGCGCCGGTGTAAGGCGCAATACCAATTGCCTGGCCTCGAAGAGGCGGCTGCACTTGCTGCTCAATAGAAGCGAAAAAAGAATCCATATCCAAAAACAAAACTTGAAAATCGCAAGGTTTTTGATTCAATGAGAACATTTAAAAAATCCTTTGCCCCTTTATTTTCACAAATTTCTAGCCAAGCCATCATATTCTAATTATACAAAAGGTTATACAAAGGTCAATAATCAAACTTGTGGATAACTAAATAAATTGTGGGGTTCGTTTTTAAACTTCAACCAACTGACGATTGTGTTTAGTGAGTACTAAATATTTTACCAGTTGATTTTGGGGGATACAGCTTAAATTATAAGTAATACCGCCGCACATTTTGCGCCTTAGTTTATTTTCTTTTAAATTACCTTAGTTTCTATTTAAATTCAAGGCTGCGAATTAATTGCTGGAAAAGTTCGCCATAATCTGAGTCCAAAGAAGCTGAACCTGAGGCTGGGAAAAACATAGTCGCCAAAAAATTAGTGCCGTTATGGGTAAAAGGAGCGCGGATTACATTAGTATTTCTGGGATTATCAGTGGTGGCAGGTTGATTATAGAAAGAATATTTGACGGTTTGGCAAATAATTTGCATATCTGTTTCAGATTCGAGATTTAAACCTTTGGTAGTAAAACCGCTCACTTTATCACCAGCCACAATAATAATATTTGAAACCTTCGCAATATCCTCTTCGCCACTCACAACACTGACTTCTGTCCATTTGTTCACGCCAGTATCAGCAATCGACCAATCATCAGGATATTTAAAAGAATGATTATATTCAGTATTAGTAAATGTTTTCCAGCCTGGCATTTGCGCCTTATCGGTCGAGGTTAGCGAATCTGCACAGGGTGTATTTTGAGCAGTAGCGGTAGTGGCTGAATTAGTGGTGGTAGCGCTGTCGGATTTTTTCTCGCCAGAACCAATCTCAGAGACTAAGGCCGGGGTATTTTTACTTTCCTTGATAATCGTCCAGGAATAATATCCTAAAACTCCTAACGCTAAAACTGCGATTATTAGCATCACAATTTTCACGGTTTGCACTTTGTTAAATGAACCCATAACCCCCCTTTTTAAATTCAATTTGGTTTTTATTTTATTTTGGCAATAATTACTAATCTTTTTTCCAAGGAACCTATCGGCCAGCAAGTCATTAAAGTTAATCTTTTCTCAAAAGTTTGCCCTAAAACTGAAAAATCATCAGGTTGAACAATTTTTTTCCCAATAACTTTGTATTCGTATTCTCGACTTTTATAAACCACTTTTATGGTATCATCATCTTGCAGATCGTTTAAGTTAATAAAAATCTGGCGGTAATGGCCCCCAAAATCACTTGATGAATGCCCAAAGATAAAAATATTTCCAACCTTTCCCGGATAGGGTGTACCTGAATAATGGACAACGCCTTTTTTGAGCAATTTCTGATATAAATCTGGCTGGTTACTATCAGCTTCACCCGCAACTGGCACCCTGACATTGATTTTATCAATTTGAAGGCCAAATTTTTGGAAAGCGACTTCATCAATTTGAAGACTTGACTCGGCATTTTTTTCAGCATTAACTTTATTTGTTTTTTGAAATGGATTTTTAGGGTGCAATTTATAAAATATAGAATAGCCGATAATAAAATTAATTACCAAATAAACTAAAATCCCAGATGAAATTAGGAAAATCTGCTTTTTTTTATTGTTCATAAATTCTTTTATATTTCCGTCGAATTAGCGATGCCATCATTAAAACCAAAGGAATAGATAATAGAATCGGGATAATAGGCTTATTGGAAGTGATTTTCCCAGTGGCTGGTAGGGTGGCTGCATCAATGTGCAGGCTCAATTGCCGATATACAAGTTGCTGTGGAGAGCCCGAATCTAAAACAACAACATAAAAAGTATAATCACCGGCCACAGTTGGCGTCCCGTTAATTCGGCCTGAACTACTATCTAAAGATAAACCGGCCGGTAAGATGCCAAAATAATCCTCACATTCTTCATCCCCGGGATTATATAAATTAAGATCTTTAAGCCCTTCTTTGAAAAGATCGGCTTCTTGTGGTTGCAAATCACCGTAATCAATTTGGCAAAAATATGAAGCGACATACCAGCTTAGCGGATTTGTGCCGGAATTTGACTCTAAGCTCGTCGAATAACTTGAACCTTGGGTTCCGTTTGGCAATTGAGTGGTGGTGATACTCAATAAATCTACTGGGCTTGACCGCCAAACCTCGGTGCCAGTACCGGCGTTAGAAAAAGCCACATAAAGCCTTTCATTAAAAGTGACGGCAAATAAAGCATAATTTGCCGCACTGCCAAAACCATCGGTTTTTTCTTTTGTCCAAGTGGTACCATTAGTGCTGCGATACAATTGGGCACCAGTCACCCCATTTCTGGTTCCGAGCCAAAATACTCCATTCACCACCGCCCCCTCATAACCTACCCAAATGTTGTTATCAGAACCAAAACCATCTGTATTAGCTTGAGTCCAAGCAGTGCCATTGGCTGATCGCCATAATTCCGTGCCGGTCGCAGAGTTTATTGTGCCGGCGTATAAATAACCATTGAATGATTGTAATAAATTGGTTGAAGAATTGGCAGCTGAACCAAAGCCGTTGGTATTTACTTGCGTCCAACTTTCTCCATCTAAGCTTCGATATATTTTCGTCCCAGTCGCATTGGTGACTCCAGCATACAGATAACCGCCAAAAATACTCAAAGAACGAGTTGATGTATTAGCGGCAACGCCAAAACCATCAGTGTTGGTTTGGTCCCAGCTTGTGCCGTTTGTGGTTCGCCAAATTTCCGTACCTGTGGTGATATTTTCAGTTGCCACATATAAATATCCACCAAATGAGGCAACAGCTCTGGAACCTAAATTATTAGCATCGCCAAGTCCATCGGTGCCTGATTGTGACCAAGTCCCGGTGGCACCAGTGGCCGAACGCCAAACTTCTAAAACTCCGGCGCCGCTGGTGATGGTGGTGGCATAAAGATAACCTCCATGACCCACAAAAGCATGAATTTCATCATTATCAGCATTACTAAAACCGCCAGAGACAACTTGACTCCAAACCGTACCATTGGCTGATCGCCAAATTTGAGCACCAGCGGCAGTATTTGATACCCCGGCAAAAACATAGCCGCCATAAACATAAAGACGAATATCACCCCAGTTAGCG
It contains:
- a CDS encoding sortase, with amino-acid sequence MNNKKKQIFLISSGILVYLVINFIIGYSIFYKLHPKNPFQKTNKVNAEKNAESSLQIDEVAFQKFGLQIDKINVRVPVAGEADSNQPDLYQKLLKKGVVHYSGTPYPGKVGNIFIFGHSSSDFGGHYRQIFINLNDLQDDDTIKVVYKSREYEYKVIGKKIVQPDDFSVLGQTFEKRLTLMTCWPIGSLEKRLVIIAKIK
- a CDS encoding putative Ig domain-containing protein, whose protein sequence is MRKTKFGPRIVFYLLICFFIIFSFLPTTTKAADLYTWSQVNDDGFGNAANWGDIRLYVYGGYVFAGVSNTAAGAQIWRSANGTVWSQVVSGGFSNADNDEIHAFVGHGGYLYATTITSGAGVLEVWRSATGATGTWSQSGTDGLGDANNLGSRAVASFGGYLYVATENITTGTEIWRTTNGTSWDQTNTDGFGVAANTSTRSLSIFGGYLYAGVTNATGTKIYRSLDGESWTQVNTNGFGSAANSSTNLLQSFNGYLYAGTINSATGTELWRSANGTAWTQANTDGFGSDNNIWVGYEGAVVNGVFWLGTRNGVTGAQLYRSTNGTTWTKEKTDGFGSAANYALFAVTFNERLYVAFSNAGTGTEVWRSSPVDLLSITTTQLPNGTQGSSYSTSLESNSGTNPLSWYVASYFCQIDYGDLQPQEADLFKEGLKDLNLYNPGDEECEDYFGILPAGLSLDSSSGRINGTPTVAGDYTFYVVVLDSGSPQQLVYRQLSLHIDAATLPATGKITSNKPIIPILLSIPLVLMMASLIRRKYKRIYEQ